From Bradyrhizobium erythrophlei:
CCTGGCTCAGCCTCTGGGTCGCAGGCTCCGTGGTCGTCCTGGCGACGCTGCTCGGCACGCTGGCAGCGCTTGGCATCGCCCGCCTGCCCAAAGCACTCCGCGTTCTGGCCTCTGCGCTGATCCTGTCGCCTTTGATCGTGCCGGTGATCGTCGTAGCCATCGGCATCTACTACGCCTTCGCCCGTTACGGCCTGGTCGGCACGCCGGCCGGCCTGATCCTCGCCCATACCTGTCTTGCGGTGCCCTTCGTTGTCACCAGCGTGAACGCCAGCCTGGCGGGCATTGACCCCCGCCTGGAGCAGGCGGCGCTTAGCCTCGGCGCCACACCCACCGGCACTTTTTTCCAGATCACGCTGCCACTGATCCGCCCTGGCGTTCTGGTCGGCGCCCTGTTCGCCTTCATCACATCGTTCGATGAGCTGATCATTGCGCTATTCATATCCGGCTCGGGCGCGGTCACGCTGCCGCGCCGCATGTGGGACGATTTGCTCTATCAGATCGAGCCGACCATCGCGGCGGTCTCAACCCTGACCATCGTGCTGACGGTTGTGTTGATGGGCTGCGCCCACCTCCTGCGAGAGCGAGCGCCCACCTGACCCTGGCCGAGCCGAGACGCCGCGGTTATAGTTGACGGTACGGGAATTTCCTTGGACGCCAAGTCGTTCAATTTCTGTATGGGCGATCGTCATAAGGGGCCTTGCCAATTAATGAAGCCATTTTTGGCTAACGACTGCCTAGCCTCTTGATTTTGTTGCTTTCCCTGGCTTCCCTAGGAAGTCCCATCTTGATCCGACGACGCCTTCAGAAACCGTCGAATCACCTCAAATGATTACCATCAGCGAGTGTCGGTATCGGTGGTTGCGCCTCCCCGCAACCACCGATACCGACGCTCCCCCTTGTGAAAGCCGCGGGAGCGTTCTTCTTTGTAACCATCCCAATCGCTTGTCTCGAAGCCTCGTTGGACCCCTTTCTGGCGCAAAGCGGACCTACGCCTCCGCTGTCAAAGGCCGTTGTCGGCTGTTGCGCTGGCTCTCGCGCAAGGAGTGCAGCTACGCCTCGTTCAAAGCTTGCGCGATGTCCGCGATCAGATCAGACGGGTGTTCGATGCCGATCGACAGCCGGATCGTGGAGTCGAGGACGCCTATTTTATGGCGTATGTCAGCCGGAACGCCGGAGTGGGTCATGCTTGCGGGCAGGCTGGCAAGCGATTCGGTGCCGCCCAGGCTCACCGCCAGCTTGAAGATTTGCAGCGCGTTCAAGAATTTGAATGCGGCAGCTTGGCCGCCGACAATGTCGAAGGAGAACGTGGAGCCAGCGCCGGTGCATTGCCTCGCGAACAGACGGCCGGCGGGGGAGGCCTCTTCGTGGTGAGCAAGGTAGTGGACTTTCGCGACCTTGGCGTGGTCGCGCAGGTAATCCGCCACAAGCCGCGCGTTTCTGTCAGCCTTTTCCATGCGGATGCTCAGTGTTTCGAGCGACCGGCTGATCATCCAGCAGGAATGGGGGTCCAGTTGGGTGCCGATGGCGCCTCGCAACGCCTTGATGTCTTTCATGAGGGCTCTCGAGCCGAGCGCGGCGCCCGCGATTAGGTCGGAATGACCGCCGATATATTTGGTTAGCGAGTACAACGAAAGATCCGCGCCGTGTTCGATCGGCCGCTGAAACACTGGCCCCAGTAGTGTATTGTCGCAGGCGACGATCGGCGTGTGCCCCTGAGCCTGGCCGATCATCTCGGCAACGCGGCGGACCATCGCGATATCGACAAGGCCGTTGGTGGGATTTGCCGGGGTTTCGATGAAAATCATCGCTACCCGGCCTTTGAGCAGGGCATCTTCCGCCGCCGTCCTGACCGCGGCTTCGTCGATGCCGTCGGCAAAGCCGACCGCTCCGATGGAGAGGCCTGCAAGCGTCTTCGCAAGCAGAGTTTCCGTCCCGCCATAGAGCGGTTGAGAGTGCAGAATAACGTCGCCAGGGCGGGCGAACGTGAGAATCGTGGTCGCAATCGCCGCCATGCCGGACGAGAACAGCGCGCATTTCTCGGTGCGCTCGTAGACCGAGAGCCTGTCTTCGACGATCTCGCTGTTGGGATGATTGAACCGCGAATAAACCAGGCCCGCACCCATCCCCTCGGGAGGCTCGCGCCGACCCGAGACGAAATCGAAGAAGTCCTGTCCGTCTTCGGCGGTCCTGAAGACGAAGGTCGAGGTCAGAAAGACCGGTGGTTTGACGGCTCCTTCCGACAGTTGTGGATCGTAGCCGTAGTTCAGCATGAGCGTTTCGGGATGCAGCATGTGGTTGCCGATGTGGGTCTTCGACGGAAATGGCTTCACCATGGCCTGCCTCGCTGTCAAGACGATGCGGTCAGGAGCGGCGGATGCGACGGCACCCAACGGCTCCGGTCAACGTTGCCGGGATCAGCGTAGCAACATCCGGGACTGATTTCACCGCGCTTAACGCGATTTCGCAGCGCTTATCCGGGCTCTCTGTTAGGAAAGATCACATTCGAGCGCGTCGCGAACTAGTTGCCGCGCATTTTTTGATCAGCCCAATTCTTGAGATCGCCGACTGTCAGGACCTTTAGGAATGGATTGGCCCGGATAAGTTTGTCGCGGGTGGTCCGACCACTGACGTCAGCGGAGGCCATGAGGGAGGCAGCGTCGGCACTCTCTGCACCGGAAAGCAGAGCCACGGCGCCTGCCGGTCCGGCGAAATAGGTCAGGTACAGAGAACCTGGCGTGACAGGCAGGCCGCGCTTATTCAACATAGCGGCATATTGCTCGAGCACTCGCGTAATGATTTCTCGAGCAAGCTCTGGATCCCGCCTTAGCTCTAAAACTTCCTTGTCGCTGCGGCCTCGGATTAGATCGCGTCGATGCTTTCGGATGGCTTCGTGCCAGGTATCTTCAAGGAATTGACCGGTCCCTGCGGCACTTGACCGTTTGTTCTTTGTATTACGGTCACCATTCGATTCGATCGCGATGATGCGCTCTACTAGGGCCTTTACGCCACTTTTTTCGATTGGCTCCCGATTTAAGTAAGTGCCCCGAAATAGATAGAAACTTGACATGAAAACCAGCGCAATTGCCATTGCCAAGACGAGGGTTAAAATTTCGGCGGAAAGCCATTCTCGCGATGCTGTAGCGGACCCACGCTCGTCCGGGCGAGGCGGCCTGATTTCGTCAGCGTCCCCTATATGCTTTGCGTTATGCACGAGGTGCGGCGGGCTGGCGCCTGCCATCTCGACGTCCAACTGGAATTGCGCGGCTAGGTTTTGCATCCGGGCGACAGGTTCAATGCCTCGAGCAAGCCAGCAAAGGCATTTGGCCGACAGGGCTTGATCTTGATCTCGGCACTCGCCTTTGGCCGATCCGTCTTCGCAGCTTTCTTCGACTCTTGGTGCTTCGGCCTAGGCTTCGGCTCTACGACAACGACCTTTTTCTCATTTGCGCCGAGCTTGTGCTGATTAGTTATATTTGGAACCCGTTGTGGAACGATGGTTGTCATGTCCGGTTTAGCAAATGGTCCGAAGGATGACGGCTGAGCCAGTGCGTCATATTGCAGAAATGGAATTTCGAGCCGATCGGTTTTCGTTAAGGTACCGCGAGAATCGCTCATGCCAACTGTTGTTGATTGTGCGAGCGGCTCACCAGCAGCTTTTGTAGTGCGCGGCGCTGTCTCGAGCTCCATGATAGCAAGTGTGCTGACGCCAACAAGGATGAGAGCCGCTCTCATCATGATCGTTCTCTTCCCGAACGAAGATCTTTGACCAGAGTTAGCCAAGTATATTCTCGCTAACATCGGAAATATTTGCGCGACCGAATAAGGCGGCTTAGCGGCAGAACTGAACTGGCCGCGGCGGCAGCGAGATAAGAATAGCAATAGGGTTAATAGCGACACCCGCAAGCAGACTACTGACGTGGGTTGCCGTTTGAACGCTTCCTTTGCTGCCGTCCTGCATACTTCAAGCGACTTGCTGGACGGCACACCTACGCCTCTACTGTCGTGTGGCGCCGGTAATGCGACTCCGGCCCATGCAGTTGCAGCAGCTCATAACGCGGTCATCCGCGTAAAGCTGCAAAACTGGCACTTTTCGGACATGCCGCGAATTCCGGAAAGCGGAAGTTCGATTTCGAGGCTGCCAAGGGCAGCTTATGGCACAAAGCGGCCGTTCCTTAGTACGCCGCTGTCACCTATGGGCTAACTTGGAAGAACAAGAAGCAGCAGGTCTTTCCTCGCAGGGCATCCTTGAACTGGCCGACCTGCGGAAGCCCACCGCGAGAATGGCCGTTCAATACCGCCGCCCTCAGCTCCTCAAGAAGTCGTTGGCTGCGATCAGCCCCTTCAGCATCTTCCGAGCGTCGCCGCCGCAGGCGGAGATGGCCTGGCCGGCGGCCACGTCCAGGTCGACGGAAGATTACGCAGAGGCTTGGGGCGCAGCGGGCGCACGAGATGGGCCAATGGCTGGTAGCCAGGACCGTAGGTTCCCACGCGCTGGAATGAAAAACAGCCTTTGCATCAAGGGATTGACTGACACTCTCTCCGCCAGATCATATTGAAATATAAAGTAAATCTTTGTTTTTCGATGGTTGATCCCCGGATTGCTTCTGGGCGGGACAGGGTTTTGGAGAGCCAGTGTGATCCGTCCTGAAATTCGGTCGAGAGCCCAGCTTAACTGCGCTTTGCCTTTGTTTCTGCACCCTTCACACCAACGCGATACCGCGCACAGACCCATTGGTGCAGGTCGACTACGTGCGCGTCGTAGATTTGGATATTGGGGCGAGCAAATCGGACATCTGCGCGATCAGAGTGGTCATCATTTCGGAGCGCGCCGGCAGAACTCGAGCCTGCAACCGCGCGTTGGTATAGAAACAGCTATGGAAAACGTCGAGTCTACCGGTCGTCCGGCGGTTGATCGCTAAAGAACAACACCGAGGTCGGGGGTTCGACTCCTTCCACGCTACGCGGCGCTACGATTTGCTACGCCAAATTACGATTTCTGCGCTTGATGACGACGTCCGGGGGCGTTCACGCGGGAAACAGTCGACCCGGCGCTTATGGTGCGAAGCGGACGTTGGCTGAAGCTCTAACGTCAGTGAAGTACAACAAGAGACCTGCACCCAGCGATTGATCGAATCGCCGCCAAGCCGACGCTGCTCGAAGCTGCGGGAATGATGACGAAGTCGCCTGGCTTTCACTTGAGTGTCGAAAATGAGTGCGCCGTAGGCAGCGCGCGCCGGTCATCAGGCCCGCCTTGTGGTCGACAAGCACAAGCACGGCGTTCGCTGACGCCAGCGGCTCGTATAGCTCGTTGGGCTGGTCGTCACAATGTTTCCTATCGTCAAGACGGGCTTCGAAATCGGCGTCTTCGGCTGTCGCGATCGGGTAACGAAGCGCCTGTCCCGCGTCTCCTTCTGACTCCTTTAGTCGAGACTGCGACGATAGTGGGTTGGAGTGTGGCCGGTCAGTCGATGGAATGCGGCGGTGAATGTACTGGTCTCGCTGAAGCCGACATTGAGCGCAATCGCGGTGACGGACAGCTCACGATTCGCCAGTAGCTGCTTGGCACGCTCGATCCGGCGATTGGCGTGATATCTGTGCGGCGGCATGCCGAAGGAACGCTTGAACGATCGGGAGAAATGGAACGGACTTAACCGTGCCAGTTCGGCGAGGGTCACGAGCGGGATGTCGTCGGCGACATGTTCGTCAATATAGGCGGCCACCTGCTTTTGCTGCCAACACGCCAGACCGCCACGGCTGACCGGCGCGTTAGGCGCCGCGTCACCGTTGATGCGAACCAGTTCGTGCGTCAGCAGGACACCGAGCGCCTCGGCGTATCGCCGGTGTATCGAGTTCGGGTTCTCGACCAGCGATTTGAGCTTGAGCGCGATCTCCCACAGGTCACGATCGTAAAAGAACAGGCGTGGCTTGAACTCGACCTCGGCAAACCGCAGCGCGGGATCGGCGAGAGGCCCGCGCGGATCAATGTAGATGTAGGTTGTACGCGTCAGCGCGCGCGGTCTCTGCGATCCGTGAAAATCATGGCCAGCAGGAACGAAAGTCAGCTTCCGCGTGAAATCGCGCAAGGTCGACCGAGGCAGGCCCTCGACAAAAGTCTCACCGTCGTAGCGCTCAGCAAGCTCTGCCGCAATGAGCAGATGGCAGGGAGCCCGGAATCCATATTCAAAGGGCCTGTGTCGCACGGCCTGGACCGTTTCCACGTGCACGCCCCGCAATGCCGCGGAGTGGCGACGAAAAATCTCAGGTGGCGAGAAGTCAACACTCGATCGAGCTTCAACATCCGACTGCAACGGAGCCGCCGCGTGAAATTCGGGGATCGGAGATACCGGAGGCGAAAGGGAAGCGCTTTGACTCAAAGTCACTTGGGCGCGATTGGCCATTGTTCGATCTCACTCGTTGCTGCTCGATCTCACCCGCTGCCCGCCTTGCGGCCGCTGCATGCGAGATAGCGCGACCGCACAATCCATCAAGACGCGTGCTACCGCTCTCACGGCGAGTTGAAATTCGAGCGTCACGAAGATTTGACCTCGCATGGACATCTCCATCGACGGGTGTAAGCGCTCACAGCATCATCGCCGCGTACCCATGGCCTGAGGGAATTTGCGCAAGGCCGGCCCAACGGCAGCAAGACGGCCAAAGTCATCGTCGAGGTCTGTCCATAGTTCTAGAAGGCTGAACCATGTGAGCACGGGCGTCGCGCCTACTGCCGCCGACCATTGGCAGGAACCCGGCGCATCGAATCGAACCACACAGCCAGACCAAACACAGCCAGACCCAAGGAGATTGCAGATGGCTTCCAATTCCAACCGAGGTGTTGTCTATCTCAAGCCCGGCAGCGTCGAAGTTCAGAAGATCGATTTTCCGAGCTTCCGCAATCCGGCCGGAAAAACCATCGATCACGGAGTCATTCTCAGGGTCGTGACGACCAATATCTGCGGCTCCGATCAACACATGGTCCGGGGCCGCACGACGGCTCCAGCCGGCATGGTGCTTGGCCATGAGATCACCGGCGAGGTGATCGAGAAAGGCCGTGACGTCGAGTATCTGGAGATCGGCGATCTCGTATCGGTACCTTTCAACGTCGCATGCGGCCGCTGCCGCACCTGTCGGGAGGGCGACACCGGCGTCTGCCTTCACGTCAACTCCGATCGCGCCGGAGGCGCTTATGGATATGTCGATATGGGCGGATGGATCGGCGGGCAGGCCGACTATGTGATGGTGCCTTATGCCGACTTCAGCTTGCTGAAGTTTCCGGACAAGGCACGAGCGATGGAAAAGATCCGTGATCTGACCTGCCTTTCCGATATTCTGCCGACCGGATTCCACGGTGCCGTCACAGCCAAGGTCGGCGTCGGATCGACGGTTTACGTCGCCGGCGCAGGGCCGGTGGGTCTCGCAGCCGCGGCGTCGGCGCGCATCCTTGGCGCAGCGGCCGTGCTGATCGGCGACATGAACAAGGAGCGGCTCGCCCACGCCAGGAAGGTCGGCTTCGAGCCGATCGACCTTACGAGGCACGATCGCCTCG
This genomic window contains:
- a CDS encoding ABC transporter permease, producing the protein MTVARVLPATLVGLILMFLALPIVVVMVVSFSSATYLTFPPPAFGLRWYRAFFASDDWLRSTWLSLWVAGSVVVLATLLGTLAALGIARLPKALRVLASALILSPLIVPVIVVAIGIYYAFARYGLVGTPAGLILAHTCLAVPFVVTSVNASLAGIDPRLEQAALSLGATPTGTFFQITLPLIRPGVLVGALFAFITSFDELIIALFISGSGAVTLPRRMWDDLLYQIEPTIAAVSTLTIVLTVVLMGCAHLLRERAPT
- a CDS encoding cystathionine gamma-synthase family protein, whose product is MVKPFPSKTHIGNHMLHPETLMLNYGYDPQLSEGAVKPPVFLTSTFVFRTAEDGQDFFDFVSGRREPPEGMGAGLVYSRFNHPNSEIVEDRLSVYERTEKCALFSSGMAAIATTILTFARPGDVILHSQPLYGGTETLLAKTLAGLSIGAVGFADGIDEAAVRTAAEDALLKGRVAMIFIETPANPTNGLVDIAMVRRVAEMIGQAQGHTPIVACDNTLLGPVFQRPIEHGADLSLYSLTKYIGGHSDLIAGAALGSRALMKDIKALRGAIGTQLDPHSCWMISRSLETLSIRMEKADRNARLVADYLRDHAKVAKVHYLAHHEEASPAGRLFARQCTGAGSTFSFDIVGGQAAAFKFLNALQIFKLAVSLGGTESLASLPASMTHSGVPADIRHKIGVLDSTIRLSIGIEHPSDLIADIAQALNEA
- a CDS encoding lytic transglycosylase domain-containing protein, which produces MAGASPPHLVHNAKHIGDADEIRPPRPDERGSATASREWLSAEILTLVLAMAIALVFMSSFYLFRGTYLNREPIEKSGVKALVERIIAIESNGDRNTKNKRSSAAGTGQFLEDTWHEAIRKHRRDLIRGRSDKEVLELRRDPELAREIITRVLEQYAAMLNKRGLPVTPGSLYLTYFAGPAGAVALLSGAESADAASLMASADVSGRTTRDKLIRANPFLKVLTVGDLKNWADQKMRGN
- a CDS encoding AraC family transcriptional regulator, which encodes MANRAQVTLSQSASLSPPVSPIPEFHAAAPLQSDVEARSSVDFSPPEIFRRHSAALRGVHVETVQAVRHRPFEYGFRAPCHLLIAAELAERYDGETFVEGLPRSTLRDFTRKLTFVPAGHDFHGSQRPRALTRTTYIYIDPRGPLADPALRFAEVEFKPRLFFYDRDLWEIALKLKSLVENPNSIHRRYAEALGVLLTHELVRINGDAAPNAPVSRGGLACWQQKQVAAYIDEHVADDIPLVTLAELARLSPFHFSRSFKRSFGMPPHRYHANRRIERAKQLLANRELSVTAIALNVGFSETSTFTAAFHRLTGHTPTHYRRSLD
- the fdhA gene encoding formaldehyde dehydrogenase, glutathione-independent: MASNSNRGVVYLKPGSVEVQKIDFPSFRNPAGKTIDHGVILRVVTTNICGSDQHMVRGRTTAPAGMVLGHEITGEVIEKGRDVEYLEIGDLVSVPFNVACGRCRTCREGDTGVCLHVNSDRAGGAYGYVDMGGWIGGQADYVMVPYADFSLLKFPDKARAMEKIRDLTCLSDILPTGFHGAVTAKVGVGSTVYVAGAGPVGLAAAASARILGAAAVLIGDMNKERLAHARKVGFEPIDLTRHDRLGELVADVLGTPEVDCAIDCVGFEAKAQGADGKAVEAPAVVLNSLMEITRAAGAIGIPGLYVTDDPGAKERAAKNGNLSLRLGLGWAKSHTFHTGQTPVLKYNRQLMQAILWDKLPIAKIVNVKVINLEQAPEGYKDFDAGVASKFVIDPHGELSKAA